Proteins from a genomic interval of Rhizobium etli CFN 42:
- the rplD gene encoding 50S ribosomal protein L4, which translates to MELNVKTLEGKDAGKVSLSDEIFGLEPREDILARVIRWQLAKKQQGTHKAKGRAEVSRTGAKMYKQKGTGRARHHSARAPQFRGGGKAHGPVVRSHEHDLPKKVRALGLRHALSAKIKADDVIVIDNLVAAEAKTKALASAFETLGLTNALFIGGAELDGNFKLAAQNIPNIDVLPIQGINVYDIVRRGKLVLSKAAVEALEERFK; encoded by the coding sequence ATGGAATTGAACGTCAAGACCCTCGAGGGAAAAGACGCCGGGAAGGTCTCCCTTTCGGACGAGATTTTCGGCCTCGAGCCCCGCGAAGACATTCTCGCCCGCGTTATCCGCTGGCAGCTTGCCAAGAAGCAGCAGGGCACGCACAAGGCAAAGGGCCGCGCTGAAGTCTCGCGCACCGGCGCCAAGATGTACAAGCAGAAGGGTACGGGCCGCGCTCGTCACCATTCGGCTCGCGCTCCGCAGTTCCGCGGCGGCGGCAAGGCCCATGGCCCGGTCGTTCGCAGCCACGAGCACGACCTTCCGAAGAAGGTTCGCGCACTCGGCCTTCGCCATGCCCTTTCGGCCAAGATCAAGGCTGATGACGTCATCGTCATCGACAACCTGGTCGCAGCTGAAGCCAAGACCAAGGCTCTCGCGTCCGCTTTCGAGACGCTCGGCCTGACCAACGCCCTCTTCATCGGCGGCGCAGAGCTTGACGGCAACTTCAAGCTTGCAGCGCAGAACATCCCGAACATTGATGTTCTGCCGATCCAGGGCATCAATGTTTACGACATCGTGCGCCGCGGAAAGCTCGTGCTTTCCAAGGCTGCGGTTGAAGCGCTAGAGGAGCGATTCAAGTGA
- a CDS encoding 50S ribosomal protein L23, which translates to MTDLRHYDVIVSPAITEKSTLVSENNQVVFNVAKQATKPEIKAAVEALFGVKVTAVNTLLRKGKTKRFRGFVGKQKDVKKAVVTLAEGQTIDVSTGL; encoded by the coding sequence GTGACCGATCTTCGCCACTACGATGTGATCGTCTCTCCGGCGATCACCGAAAAGTCCACGCTGGTATCTGAAAACAACCAGGTTGTTTTCAATGTCGCCAAGCAGGCGACAAAGCCGGAAATCAAGGCTGCTGTCGAGGCGCTGTTCGGCGTCAAGGTTACGGCCGTCAACACTCTGCTGCGCAAGGGCAAGACCAAGCGGTTCCGTGGTTTCGTCGGCAAGCAGAAGGACGTGAAGAAGGCTGTCGTGACGCTGGCTGAAGGCCAGACGATCGATGTCTCCACCGGTCTCTGA
- the rplB gene encoding 50S ribosomal protein L2: MALKTFNPTTPSQRQLVIVDRSSLYKGKPVKALTEGLTKSGGRNNLGRITARFIGGGHKRSYRLVDFKRRKFDIEGTVERIEYDPNRTAFIALVTYSDGEQAYIIAPQRLAAGDKVIASEKAVDVKPGNTMPLQYIPVGSIIHNVEMKPGKGGQIARSAGSYAQLVGRDQGMAILRLNSGEQRLVSGVCLASIGAVSNPDHANINDGKAGRTVWRGKRPHNRGVVMNPVDHPHGGGEGRTSGGRHPVTPWGKPTKGKRTRSNKSTDKMIMRSRHQRKK; this comes from the coding sequence ATGGCATTGAAAACATTCAATCCGACGACCCCGAGCCAGCGTCAGCTGGTCATCGTGGACCGCTCCTCGCTCTACAAGGGCAAGCCGGTCAAGGCGCTGACGGAAGGTCTGACCAAGAGCGGTGGTCGTAACAACCTCGGCCGCATCACGGCTCGCTTCATCGGTGGCGGTCACAAGCGCAGCTACCGTCTGGTCGACTTTAAGCGTCGCAAGTTCGATATCGAAGGCACGGTCGAACGTATCGAATACGACCCGAACCGCACGGCTTTCATCGCGCTGGTAACCTATTCGGATGGCGAACAGGCCTACATCATCGCTCCGCAGCGTCTCGCTGCCGGCGACAAGGTCATCGCTTCGGAGAAGGCAGTCGACGTCAAGCCCGGCAACACCATGCCGCTGCAGTACATCCCGGTCGGCTCCATCATCCACAACGTGGAAATGAAGCCGGGCAAGGGCGGTCAGATTGCCCGTTCCGCCGGTTCATACGCGCAGCTCGTCGGTCGTGACCAGGGCATGGCGATCCTTCGCCTGAACTCCGGCGAACAGCGTCTGGTCAGCGGCGTCTGCCTCGCTTCGATCGGCGCCGTCTCCAACCCGGACCACGCCAACATCAACGACGGCAAGGCCGGTCGTACCGTCTGGCGCGGCAAGCGTCCGCATAACCGCGGTGTTGTCATGAACCCGGTCGACCACCCGCACGGCGGTGGTGAAGGCCGCACCTCCGGTGGTCGCCATCCGGTGACACCGTGGGGCAAGCCGACCAAGGGCAAGCGCACTCGGTCGAACAAGTCGACCGACAAGATGATCATGCGCTCGCGTCATCAGCGTAAGAAGTAA
- the rpsS gene encoding 30S ribosomal protein S19 → MARSVWKGPFVDGYLLKKAEKVREGGRAEVIKIWSRRSTILPQFVGLTFGVYNGSKHIPVSVNEDMVGHKFGEFSPTRTYYGHGADKKAKRK, encoded by the coding sequence ATGGCTCGTTCAGTATGGAAAGGTCCGTTCGTTGACGGCTATCTTCTCAAGAAGGCTGAGAAGGTTCGTGAAGGCGGACGTGCAGAAGTGATCAAGATCTGGAGCCGTCGCTCCACGATCCTGCCGCAGTTCGTCGGTCTTACCTTCGGCGTCTACAACGGCAGCAAGCATATCCCGGTCAGCGTCAATGAAGACATGGTCGGCCACAAATTCGGTGAATTCTCTCCGACCCGCACCTACTACGGTCACGGCGCGGACAAGAAGGCGAAGAGGAAGTAA
- the rplV gene encoding 50S ribosomal protein L22: protein MGKAKAERRLKDNEAQAVARTLRVSPQKLNLVAAAIRGKKVERALAELEFSRKRIAGAVKKTLESAIANAENNHDLDVDALVVAEAYVGKSIVMKRFHARGRGRASRIEKPFAHLTIVVREVQAAEEAA from the coding sequence ATGGGCAAGGCAAAAGCCGAACGCCGGCTGAAGGACAACGAGGCGCAAGCAGTCGCCCGCACGCTCCGCGTCAGCCCCCAGAAGCTCAACCTGGTTGCTGCGGCCATCCGCGGCAAGAAGGTCGAGCGTGCACTCGCTGAGCTGGAGTTCTCCCGCAAGCGCATCGCGGGCGCCGTCAAGAAGACGCTCGAATCCGCGATCGCCAACGCCGAGAACAATCACGATCTCGACGTCGACGCGCTCGTCGTCGCCGAAGCCTACGTCGGCAAGTCGATCGTCATGAAGCGCTTCCACGCTCGTGGCCGCGGTCGCGCGTCGCGCATCGAAAAGCCCTTCGCGCACCTGACGATCGTCGTTCGTGAAGTGCAGGCAGCAGAGGAGGCCGCATAA
- the rpsC gene encoding 30S ribosomal protein S3: protein MGQKINPIGFRLGINRTWDSRWFADNAEYGQLLHEDLKMRKFVMSELKQAGISKVVIERPHKKCRVTIHSARPGLIIGRKGADIDKLRKKLSDMTNSETHLNIVEVRKPEVDATLVAQSIAQQLERRVAFRRAMKRAVQSAMRLGAEGIKITCAGRLGGAEIARTEWYREGRVPLHTLRADIDYGTAEAETAFGICGIKVWIFKGEILEHDPMASERRALEGDAQGPASRERDRGDRRRERDNA, encoded by the coding sequence ATGGGTCAGAAAATCAATCCGATCGGTTTCCGTCTCGGCATCAATCGTACCTGGGATAGCCGCTGGTTCGCGGACAATGCCGAGTATGGCCAGCTGCTGCACGAAGACCTGAAAATGCGCAAGTTCGTCATGAGCGAACTGAAGCAGGCCGGCATCTCCAAGGTGGTGATCGAGCGTCCGCACAAGAAGTGCCGCGTCACGATCCACTCGGCCCGTCCGGGCCTGATCATCGGCCGCAAGGGCGCCGACATCGACAAGCTCCGCAAGAAGCTGTCCGACATGACCAATTCGGAAACGCACCTCAACATCGTCGAAGTGCGCAAGCCCGAAGTCGACGCGACGCTGGTTGCTCAGTCGATCGCCCAGCAGCTCGAGCGCCGCGTGGCTTTCCGCCGCGCCATGAAGCGCGCCGTTCAGTCCGCGATGCGTCTTGGCGCCGAAGGCATCAAGATCACCTGCGCCGGCCGTCTCGGCGGTGCGGAAATCGCCCGTACTGAATGGTACCGCGAAGGTCGGGTGCCGCTGCACACGCTGCGCGCCGACATCGATTACGGCACGGCAGAAGCCGAAACCGCATTCGGTATCTGCGGCATCAAGGTCTGGATCTTCAAGGGCGAAATCCTTGAGCACGATCCGATGGCTTCCGAACGTCGCGCGCTGGAAGGCGACGCACAGGGTCCGGCAAGCCGCGAACGCGACCGTGGCGATCGTCGCCGCGAACGCGACAACGCGTAA
- the rplP gene encoding 50S ribosomal protein L16, with product MLQPKRTKYRKQFKGRIKGVAKGGSDLAFGEFGLKAQEPNRVNAREIEAARRAITRYMKRAGRVWIRVFPDVPVTAKPTEVRMGKGKGSVEYWACKVKPGRMMFEIDGVSEEIAREALRLGSAKLSVKTRFVQRIAE from the coding sequence ATGTTGCAGCCAAAGCGTACTAAGTACCGCAAGCAGTTCAAGGGCCGCATCAAGGGCGTCGCCAAGGGCGGTTCTGACCTGGCATTCGGCGAATTCGGCCTGAAGGCTCAGGAGCCCAACCGCGTCAACGCACGCGAGATCGAAGCGGCCCGCCGCGCGATCACGCGTTACATGAAGCGCGCCGGCCGTGTATGGATCCGCGTGTTCCCGGACGTTCCGGTAACCGCAAAGCCGACCGAAGTCCGCATGGGTAAAGGTAAGGGCTCCGTCGAATACTGGGCATGCAAGGTCAAGCCCGGTCGTATGATGTTCGAGATCGACGGCGTCAGCGAAGAGATCGCCCGTGAGGCGCTTCGTCTCGGCTCTGCCAAGCTCTCGGTCAAGACGCGCTTCGTACAGCGCATTGCAGAGTAA
- the rpmC gene encoding 50S ribosomal protein L29, translated as MKASDVRALTADQLKEELAKLKKEQFNLRFQKATGQLEKSSRINEVRKDIARVKTIARQKAAEVKA; from the coding sequence ATGAAAGCCTCAGACGTTCGCGCGTTGACCGCCGACCAACTCAAGGAGGAGCTTGCCAAGCTGAAGAAGGAGCAGTTCAACCTGCGCTTCCAGAAGGCGACCGGCCAGCTCGAAAAGTCCTCGCGCATCAACGAAGTCCGCAAGGACATCGCCCGCGTGAAAACCATTGCCCGCCAGAAGGCGGCAGAAGTTAAGGCCTAA
- the rpsQ gene encoding 30S ribosomal protein S17 yields the protein MPKRILQGVVVGDKNEKTVVVRVERRFAHPLLQKTVRRSKKYKAHDENNEYKIGDTVSIEECAPISKDKRWTVIAAQGK from the coding sequence ATGCCGAAGCGCATCCTGCAGGGCGTCGTCGTTGGCGACAAGAACGAGAAGACGGTAGTGGTTCGCGTTGAGCGTCGTTTTGCTCATCCGCTGCTCCAGAAGACCGTTCGTCGTTCCAAGAAGTACAAGGCCCACGACGAAAACAACGAGTACAAGATCGGCGATACCGTATCCATCGAGGAATGCGCGCCGATTTCCAAGGACAAGCGCTGGACGGTCATTGCCGCCCAGGGCAAGTAA
- the rplN gene encoding 50S ribosomal protein L14 → MIQMQTNLDVADNSGARRVMCIKVLGGSKRKYASIGDVIVVSIKEAIPRGRVKKGDVMKAVVVRTAKDIRRPDGSVIRFDTNAAVLIDNKKEPIGTRIFGPVPRELRAKNHMKIISLAPEVL, encoded by the coding sequence ATGATTCAGATGCAAACAAACCTCGACGTCGCGGATAATTCCGGCGCACGTCGTGTCATGTGCATCAAGGTGCTGGGCGGCTCGAAGCGCAAGTATGCCTCGATCGGCGACGTCATCGTCGTTTCGATCAAGGAAGCGATCCCGCGCGGCCGCGTGAAGAAGGGTGACGTGATGAAGGCGGTTGTCGTTCGCACCGCCAAGGACATCCGCCGTCCGGATGGCTCCGTCATCCGCTTCGACACCAACGCAGCAGTCCTCATTGACAACAAGAAAGAGCCGATCGGCACCCGTATCTTCGGACCGGTTCCGCGCGAACTTCGCGCCAAGAACCACATGAAGATCATCTCGCTGGCTCCCGAAGTACTGTAA
- the rplX gene encoding 50S ribosomal protein L24, which yields MQKIRKGDKVVMLAGKDKGRTGEVVQVMPKEDRAVVRGVNVVKRHQRQTQTQEAGIINKEAPVHLSNIAIVDKDGKPTRVGFKVVDGKKVRVAKRSGEVIDG from the coding sequence ATGCAGAAGATTCGTAAAGGCGACAAGGTCGTCATGCTCGCTGGCAAGGACAAGGGCCGTACCGGCGAAGTCGTTCAGGTCATGCCGAAGGAAGATCGTGCGGTCGTCCGTGGCGTCAACGTCGTGAAGCGCCACCAGCGCCAGACGCAGACCCAGGAAGCCGGCATCATCAACAAGGAAGCCCCGGTTCACCTGTCCAACATTGCAATCGTCGACAAGGACGGCAAGCCGACCCGCGTCGGTTTCAAGGTCGTTGACGGCAAGAAGGTCCGCGTGGCCAAGCGTTCTGGAGAAGTGATCGATGGCTGA
- the rplE gene encoding 50S ribosomal protein L5: MAEAKYEPRLKKEYVERIRKAMQEKFSYANEMMIPKLDKIVINMGVGEATADSKKPTVAAADLAAIAGQKPVITRARNSIAGFKVRENMPIGAKVTLRGARMYEFLDRLVNIALPRVRDFRGLNPKSFDGRGNFAMGIKEHIVFPEINYDKVDQMWGMDIIVCTTATTDDEARTLLKEFSFPFRQ, from the coding sequence ATGGCTGAGGCAAAGTACGAGCCGCGGCTCAAGAAAGAATATGTCGAGCGCATCCGCAAGGCGATGCAGGAGAAATTCTCCTACGCCAACGAGATGATGATTCCGAAGCTCGACAAGATCGTCATCAACATGGGCGTCGGTGAAGCGACCGCTGACTCGAAGAAGCCGACGGTTGCTGCCGCCGACCTCGCAGCGATCGCCGGTCAGAAGCCGGTCATCACCCGCGCACGCAACTCTATCGCAGGCTTCAAGGTCCGCGAAAACATGCCGATCGGCGCGAAGGTCACCCTGCGCGGCGCCCGCATGTACGAGTTCCTGGATCGTCTGGTCAACATCGCGCTCCCGCGCGTTCGCGACTTCCGCGGCCTGAACCCGAAGAGCTTTGACGGCCGTGGCAACTTCGCCATGGGCATCAAGGAGCACATTGTGTTCCCTGAGATCAACTACGACAAGGTTGATCAGATGTGGGGCATGGACATCATCGTTTGCACGACGGCGACGACCGACGACGAAGCACGGACTCTCCTGAAGGAGTTCAGCTTCCCGTTCCGTCAATAA
- the rpsN gene encoding 30S ribosomal protein S14 → MAKTSAVEKNKRRRTTVANQAAKRAALKAIIMNQALPIEERFKASIKLASLPRDGSKTRIRNRCEVSGRPRAYYRKLRMSRIALRELGNLGKVPGIVKSSW, encoded by the coding sequence ATGGCGAAGACAAGCGCAGTTGAAAAGAACAAGCGCCGCCGTACTACGGTCGCCAACCAGGCCGCTAAGCGGGCTGCGTTGAAGGCGATCATCATGAACCAGGCTCTTCCGATCGAAGAGCGGTTCAAGGCCTCGATCAAGCTGGCATCCCTGCCGCGCGATGGATCGAAGACCCGCATTCGCAACCGTTGCGAAGTGTCGGGCCGTCCGCGCGCATATTACCGCAAACTGCGCATGTCGCGTATTGCGCTGCGTGAACTCGGCAATCTCGGCAAGGTGCCGGGCATCGTCAAGTCGAGCTGGTAA
- the rpsH gene encoding 30S ribosomal protein S8, which translates to MTMTDPLGDMLTRIRNGASRRKSSVSTPASKLRARVLDVLQSEGYIRGYSVVDFGNGKSELNIELKYYEGASVIREIGRVSKPGRRVYVSVKSIPQVANGLGITILSTPKGVMADHQAREQNVGGEVLCSVF; encoded by the coding sequence ATGACAATGACTGATCCGTTGGGCGATATGCTCACCCGTATCCGTAACGGCGCTTCCCGCCGCAAGTCGTCGGTCTCGACGCCTGCGTCCAAGCTCCGTGCGCGTGTTCTCGATGTCCTGCAGTCCGAAGGCTACATCCGTGGCTATTCCGTTGTCGATTTCGGCAATGGCAAGTCGGAGCTCAACATCGAGCTGAAGTACTATGAAGGCGCATCGGTGATCCGTGAGATCGGCCGTGTGTCCAAGCCGGGCCGCCGGGTTTATGTCTCGGTCAAGTCCATTCCGCAGGTCGCGAACGGCCTCGGCATCACCATCCTTTCGACTCCGAAGGGCGTGATGGCCGATCACCAGGCTCGCGAACAGAACGTTGGTGGCGAGGTTCTTTGCTCGGTCTTCTAA
- the rplF gene encoding 50S ribosomal protein L6 has product MSRIGKKPVQVPAGITATVEGQKVTAKGPKGELFFVANDEISLKLENNAVVVTPVNQSKDARSKWGMSRTMIEGIFKGVKDGYERKLEINGVGYRAAMQGKNLQLALGFSHDVVYEPPVGISIAVPKPTEIIVSGINKQQVGQVAAEIREYRGPEPYKGKGVKYADERIVRKEGKKK; this is encoded by the coding sequence ATGTCTCGTATCGGTAAGAAGCCCGTTCAGGTGCCTGCTGGAATCACGGCTACGGTCGAAGGCCAGAAGGTTACCGCAAAGGGCCCGAAGGGCGAGCTGTTCTTCGTCGCTAACGACGAAATCAGCCTCAAGCTCGAAAACAACGCGGTCGTCGTGACGCCCGTAAACCAGTCCAAGGATGCGCGTTCGAAGTGGGGCATGTCCCGCACGATGATCGAAGGCATCTTCAAGGGCGTCAAGGACGGTTACGAGCGCAAGCTCGAAATCAACGGCGTCGGCTACCGTGCCGCCATGCAGGGCAAGAACCTGCAGCTGGCCCTCGGTTTCAGCCATGACGTGGTCTATGAACCGCCGGTCGGCATCTCGATCGCTGTTCCGAAGCCGACTGAAATCATCGTCAGCGGCATCAACAAGCAGCAGGTCGGTCAGGTTGCCGCCGAAATCCGCGAATATCGCGGTCCCGAGCCGTACAAGGGCAAGGGCGTCAAGTATGCCGACGAGCGGATCGTCCGCAAAGAAGGCAAGAAGAAGTAA
- the rplR gene encoding 50S ribosomal protein L18 yields MASRKEALARRANRVRRHIKSVANGRPRLSVHRSSKNIYAQIIDDVAGKTLASASTLDKDLRGSLKTGADTAAAAAVGKLVAERASKAGVTDVVFDRGAFIYHGRIKALAEAAREGGLTF; encoded by the coding sequence ATGGCTAGCAGGAAAGAAGCACTTGCACGTCGTGCCAACCGCGTGCGCCGTCATATCAAGTCGGTGGCCAATGGCCGTCCGCGCCTGTCGGTTCATCGCTCCTCGAAGAACATCTATGCCCAGATCATCGATGACGTGGCCGGCAAGACGCTTGCGTCCGCCTCCACCCTCGACAAGGATCTGCGCGGTTCTCTGAAGACCGGTGCCGATACCGCCGCCGCCGCCGCCGTCGGCAAGCTCGTCGCCGAGCGCGCCTCCAAGGCCGGTGTTACGGACGTCGTATTCGACCGTGGCGCCTTCATCTATCACGGCCGCATCAAGGCTCTCGCCGAAGCGGCCCGCGAAGGCGGTCTGACCTTCTGA
- the rpsE gene encoding 30S ribosomal protein S5, whose amino-acid sequence MAQERRPQREDRQSREERDSEFVDKLVAINRVAKVVKGGRRFGFAALVVVGDQKGRVGFGHGKAREVPEAIRKATEAAKRELIFVPLRDGRTLHHDVHGRHGAGKVLLRSAKVGTGIIAGGPMRAVFETLGMHDVVAKSTGSSNPYNMVRATFDALKHQVHPKDIAAQRGIKYATLQARRSASGNASEE is encoded by the coding sequence ATGGCACAGGAAAGAAGGCCGCAGCGGGAAGACCGCCAGAGCCGTGAAGAGCGCGATAGCGAATTCGTCGACAAGCTGGTCGCGATCAACCGCGTCGCCAAGGTCGTCAAGGGCGGCCGTCGTTTTGGTTTCGCAGCACTCGTCGTCGTCGGCGACCAGAAGGGCCGCGTCGGCTTCGGTCATGGCAAGGCACGCGAAGTGCCGGAGGCTATCCGCAAGGCAACCGAAGCGGCCAAGCGCGAGCTGATCTTCGTACCGCTGCGTGATGGCCGTACACTGCATCACGACGTTCATGGCCGCCACGGCGCCGGCAAGGTTCTGCTGCGCTCCGCCAAGGTCGGTACCGGCATCATCGCCGGCGGTCCGATGCGCGCCGTATTCGAAACGCTCGGCATGCACGACGTCGTTGCCAAGTCGACCGGTTCGTCGAACCCCTACAACATGGTTCGCGCCACCTTCGACGCTCTGAAGCACCAGGTTCACCCGAAGGACATCGCAGCTCAGCGCGGCATCAAGTATGCAACGCTGCAGGCTCGTCGTAGCGCCTCCGGCAACGCCTCTGAAGAATAA
- the rpmD gene encoding 50S ribosomal protein L30 — protein MAKATKKAEAKTVTIEQIGSPIRRPDVQQRTLIGLGLNKMHRRRTLEDTPSVRGMIRAVQHLVRIVDEK, from the coding sequence ATGGCCAAGGCTACCAAGAAGGCTGAAGCGAAGACTGTCACGATCGAACAGATCGGCAGCCCTATTCGCCGTCCGGACGTCCAGCAGCGCACGCTGATCGGTCTCGGATTGAACAAGATGCACCGTCGCCGCACGCTGGAGGATACTCCTTCCGTTCGCGGCATGATCCGTGCTGTCCAGCATCTCGTTCGCATCGTCGACGAGAAGTGA